The proteins below are encoded in one region of Candidatus Planktophila lacus:
- a CDS encoding carbohydrate ABC transporter permease, which translates to MKFAALPLAIFTVVLVVPFVNGFYYTFTDWDGFKVDKFVGFSNYAESFADPKFWTTLRFTGLFVVVSLVLVNVVAFGLALIVTSNLRSRNFLRTLFFVPNLVGGVVLGVIWQFIFNSAIVALANKYDWELFKQSWLQDTNKAFWALIIVTVWQSSGYMMIVYITGLVSIENDVLEASQIDGASPLRTLFAIKIPLMAQAFTIALFLTLRGGFMAYDVNVALTEGGPFRTTELISLHIFQDAFGEGNFGTGQSKAVIMFIVVALAALVQVTISKRYEVQR; encoded by the coding sequence ATGAAGTTTGCTGCCCTGCCACTTGCAATCTTTACAGTCGTTCTTGTAGTTCCTTTTGTGAATGGTTTCTATTACACCTTCACCGATTGGGATGGATTTAAAGTCGATAAGTTTGTTGGGTTTAGCAATTATGCAGAGTCATTTGCAGATCCAAAATTTTGGACAACTCTTCGATTTACAGGGCTCTTCGTTGTCGTCTCTCTAGTTTTAGTAAATGTAGTGGCCTTCGGACTTGCACTCATCGTTACTTCGAACTTACGAAGCCGAAACTTTCTTCGCACCCTATTCTTTGTGCCAAACCTCGTGGGCGGTGTAGTCCTCGGTGTTATTTGGCAATTTATTTTTAATAGCGCAATTGTCGCCCTGGCAAATAAATACGATTGGGAGCTCTTTAAACAATCGTGGCTGCAAGATACAAATAAAGCATTTTGGGCGCTGATCATCGTTACCGTTTGGCAATCATCTGGCTACATGATGATTGTTTACATAACGGGGCTAGTTTCAATTGAAAACGATGTTCTTGAAGCATCGCAGATTGACGGAGCCTCCCCTCTAAGAACTCTTTTTGCAATCAAGATTCCTTTGATGGCCCAAGCCTTTACCATCGCGCTCTTTTTGACGCTGCGAGGGGGCTTCATGGCTTATGACGTGAACGTTGCACTAACCGAAGGCGGACCGTTCCGCACAACTGAATTGATTTCTCTGCACATCTTCCAAGATGCTTTCGGCGAAGGAAACTTTGGTACCGGTCAATCAAAGGCTGTCATCATGTTCATCGTTGTTGCACTTGCCGCCCTGGTTCAAGTAACAATCTCTAAGAGATACGAGGTCCAGCGATGA
- a CDS encoding carbohydrate ABC transporter permease, with protein MNTRARWGRRATFAIGITLGFAYVFPFFLVFVNALKLKYDILANPLALPVTITWENFQQAYTKMEFFRSLTNSLIITVFSVSLLIISSSMLAYYLARTKSKPSKYIFLVLVASMIVPFQALMIPFISRFAPFVSINNRAALIFFYIGFGTALSTFLYHGFITTIPTEIDEAASIDGASDMVAFWKIIFPMMRPITATVAIINALWIWNDFLLPRLVLTQETQTLPLSTYLFYGQYSIEYGQAMAGLALAVIPILAFYLVLQKQFISGIAAGAVK; from the coding sequence ATGAATACCCGCGCACGTTGGGGCAGGCGAGCCACCTTCGCAATTGGGATTACCTTGGGCTTTGCTTATGTCTTCCCATTCTTCTTAGTCTTCGTTAACGCACTCAAGCTCAAATATGACATCTTGGCTAACCCATTAGCCCTGCCAGTAACAATTACTTGGGAGAACTTCCAACAGGCATACACCAAAATGGAGTTCTTCCGATCACTCACTAACTCACTCATCATTACAGTGTTTAGCGTTTCACTTCTTATTATTTCCTCATCGATGTTGGCCTATTACTTAGCTCGCACAAAATCAAAACCATCGAAGTACATTTTCTTGGTACTTGTCGCTTCCATGATCGTGCCATTCCAAGCGCTGATGATTCCATTTATCTCTCGATTCGCTCCATTCGTCTCCATAAATAACCGAGCTGCGCTGATCTTCTTCTATATTGGATTCGGAACTGCACTATCTACATTTTTATATCATGGCTTCATCACAACGATCCCAACCGAGATCGATGAAGCGGCATCCATTGATGGAGCATCAGATATGGTCGCATTCTGGAAAATCATCTTCCCAATGATGCGTCCAATTACCGCAACCGTTGCAATTATCAATGCGCTCTGGATTTGGAACGACTTCCTATTGCCGCGCCTAGTTCTTACCCAAGAAACGCAGACGCTGCCACTTTCTACCTACCTCTTCTACGGCCAGTACTCTATTGAGTATGGACAAGCTATGGCAGGGCTTGCACTTGCAGTTATTCCAATTTTGGCCTTCTACTTAGTTCTACAGAAGCAATTTATCTCCGGTATTGCCGCCGGCGCCGTTAAGTAA
- a CDS encoding ABC transporter substrate-binding protein, with protein MKKTQLGALLIASAVALSLVSVAPTATAATCAKKTTVTMLGTIKTEIQDQFLAAASSYNKSQSCYTLKSIPGDRNITFLQNVTPKYAAKDAPTIMYDLQFIPEMADKVMDLKGTKLAKLTTKELLSAGNVNGKQVGLPSTAEAFGLLYNKKVIKAAGIDVTKIKTRADLEAAFKKLQAQGKKSIHFSAIWWSLGAHFTNMFHTTAGKDREARLKVLDSLVDGKLDLTKNAAFKNWIATYDLLKKYNGSPANLTDTEYDASIAALASGNYGFMFQGNWTEPNLMTAAKGTDFGIINLPMSNDAKGYGNDSIPVGVPGYFMIDNEQSTKAERDGAIDFLTWLYTSPQGQRFVADPVTEGGMGFIPVYKGFKTEPATSMSRDIAKYVNAGKTLDWINSYYPGGLQEEVGKVSMQQYFTDKISSADLAKAIQDAWKGKAKTWRGEAA; from the coding sequence ATGAAGAAGACACAGCTTGGAGCGCTTCTAATCGCTTCAGCAGTTGCACTTTCACTTGTTTCTGTAGCGCCAACTGCTACAGCAGCAACATGTGCAAAGAAGACAACTGTAACAATGCTCGGAACAATTAAGACTGAAATCCAAGACCAGTTCTTGGCTGCAGCATCTAGCTACAACAAGAGCCAGAGCTGCTACACACTTAAGTCGATCCCTGGTGATCGCAACATCACATTCCTTCAGAACGTAACTCCAAAGTACGCTGCTAAGGATGCTCCAACAATTATGTACGACCTACAATTCATTCCTGAAATGGCTGACAAGGTCATGGACTTGAAGGGTACAAAGCTTGCAAAGCTAACTACCAAGGAACTTCTTTCAGCAGGAAATGTCAACGGTAAGCAAGTTGGTCTTCCATCAACAGCTGAAGCTTTCGGACTTCTTTACAACAAGAAGGTAATCAAGGCTGCAGGTATCGATGTTACAAAGATCAAGACACGTGCAGATCTAGAAGCAGCATTTAAGAAGCTTCAAGCACAGGGCAAGAAGTCAATTCACTTCTCAGCTATCTGGTGGTCACTTGGTGCACACTTCACAAACATGTTCCACACAACTGCAGGTAAAGACCGTGAGGCTCGCCTTAAGGTTCTAGATTCACTTGTAGATGGAAAGTTGGACCTTACAAAGAATGCAGCATTCAAGAACTGGATCGCTACATACGACCTTCTAAAGAAGTACAACGGATCACCAGCAAACCTCACAGACACTGAATACGATGCTTCAATTGCAGCACTTGCAAGCGGAAACTACGGATTCATGTTCCAAGGAAACTGGACAGAGCCAAACTTGATGACAGCAGCAAAGGGAACTGATTTCGGAATCATTAACCTTCCAATGAGCAACGATGCAAAGGGATACGGAAACGATTCAATCCCTGTCGGCGTTCCTGGCTACTTCATGATCGATAACGAGCAGTCAACTAAGGCTGAGCGCGATGGCGCAATTGACTTCCTTACATGGCTCTACACATCACCTCAGGGACAGCGCTTCGTTGCTGATCCAGTAACTGAAGGTGGAATGGGATTCATCCCGGTATACAAGGGCTTCAAGACAGAGCCAGCTACAAGCATGTCTCGCGATATCGCGAAGTATGTAAACGCTGGAAAGACTCTTGACTGGATTAACTCTTACTACCCAGGTGGACTCCAGGAAGAAGTTGGAAAGGTATCTATGCAGCAGTACTTCACCGACAAGATCAGCTCAGCTGACCTTGCTAAGGCGATTCAGGATGCATGGAAAGGCAAAGCAAAGACTTGGCGTGGAGAAGCGGCGTAA